CATGGCCATCTTCATCTTTGACGCGGACGCTCTTGGCCTCAAAGACCGCGTCTTCACCGCCCGAGTAGCTGCCTTCCGCGCCGACCTCGATGCCCGGATGCTGGGCGAGAATCGCGAAGAACTCGCCTTGGGTGAGGACCTGGCCGTGCCGCGACGTGAAGCGGGTGGCCAACGGGTCCACGTGGACTTTCACAGAATCGGAGCCCGGCATGAAGCCTTCGACCTCGCGGATCTTGACGAAGAAGGTCCCCGCGTCGCCGTTCCCATCAAACGAACTGCCCACGACGTGCTGAGGCTCGTCGTCCTCGTCCTTCTTGATCTTGACGGCCGTCGCGAGCACCGCACCCAATTCGGGTGAGAACACGCCGTCGACCTTCACGCGGTCTCCGTCCGCCAGCTTGGGGTTGGCGCTGCCGTCCCCGTTGAAAAACGCCGTGTTAGCGTCGGTGCGCACTTCGGTGCGCCAGCCGTGCTCGCCGTTCAGGGTGAACGCGAGGTTCGGCGCCTCGCCGCTGAGACCGGAGACGACGCCCTTGTATTCGTCGTGATCGTGCCGGTCGGGATCGTCGAGGCCGTTCTTGCTCCCTTCGACGACCTTGGCGCCCTGCACCAGCGCGCCGTCATCCCACCAATCGGAGAGCTTGAAATCGAGCACGATGTGGTTCTCGCCGTTCGACACGTCGACCGGGGCCGAGAAGGTCACGTCGAGGACCTTGTCGCCGCCCGCGTTCAGGTCGGCGAACTCCCTGTTCAAGCCGGTGGGCGAGCCGGTCGGGAAAAGCACGACCTCTTTGGCTAGCGTGATCCTGACTCCGGTGTAGGTCCCGTTGGGGAGCTTGTGCTCGCCAAGGAACATAAACCTGGACTGCCCGTTTTTGCTGAGGGCGCGCACGTTGACCTCTCTGCCGGCGGGGTCTTCAAAGGCGACCGTGGAGCTCGAGGCTCCAATCGCTTCGACCTTCTTGACGCTGACCCACACGCCGTCGTAACCGGCGTTGAGGTCATCGGTGAGGAACAGGCTGGCTTCGGCCGAGGCTGTGCCACCGCCTCCTCCGCCGCATCCGGCGAGGACGAGCGCCGACAAAACGGCGAAAGCGACGGCAAGGAGCCGCAGAAGTGGGGGGATTTTCGTCACGACAGCGGCCTTATGCAACTATGGGACCCTCAATCCCCAGGGGTTAATGCGGGATTGGGGCGCGTGAGGGTGCGTGAGGAGGGTGAGAGTGGTGAGGGTGCGTGGGAGGGAGACGTCGGGCTATGAGAGAGCCGCTGCCTTGCCGTTCTCACGGCAAGGCAGCGGCGCGATCAGTCGTCCATCTTCACACGGACGGCGGTGATCGTCTGAGTGGAGCTGCTGTAGGTGCCTTTGACCTCGACCGTGTCCCCGGCGCCCACCAGCGCGAAGAACTGGTCTCTCGTCACGGTGTTTCCGTCCTTGTCCCGGAAGTTCGTGGTTGCGCCGGCGTCCACGTGAACTGCCAACCCGTGCGAACCGGAGAAGCCGAACCACTCCATCAGTGAGATGTCGATCACGAACGAACCGCCGTTGACCGCCGTGACCGTCCCCTTGGCTTCGGCCTCGTTCGATCCCAGGTCTTCGATCTTGATTCGCATCGCCGCAATCGTTCCGGCAGTGTAGTCACCCTTGACCTCGATCTTCTTGCCAACCGTCGCCGCCGCGAAGAACTGTTCCTTCGTCAGGCTCGCGCCGTTGTCGTCCATGAAGTGCGTGTTGCCGTCGGTGGTGATCGCGAGGACCGCGCCGGAAGAACTCT
This genomic interval from Armatimonadota bacterium contains the following:
- a CDS encoding DUF4382 domain-containing protein, with product MTKIPPLLRLLAVAFAVLSALVLAGCGGGGGGTASAEASLFLTDDLNAGYDGVWVSVKKVEAIGASSSTVAFEDPAGREVNVRALSKNGQSRFMFLGEHKLPNGTYTGVRITLAKEVVLFPTGSPTGLNREFADLNAGGDKVLDVTFSAPVDVSNGENHIVLDFKLSDWWDDGALVQGAKVVEGSKNGLDDPDRHDHDEYKGVVSGLSGEAPNLAFTLNGEHGWRTEVRTDANTAFFNGDGSANPKLADGDRVKVDGVFSPELGAVLATAVKIKKDEDDEPQHVVGSSFDGNGDAGTFFVKIREVEGFMPGSDSVKVHVDPLATRFTSRHGQVLTQGEFFAILAQHPGIEVGAEGSYSGGEDAVFEAKSVRVKDEDGHEEAEAFGLVVSANPDAGSWVLSLKEWEGFQGSSGQQLPIGTNDDTRYFNADGAAMEKAAFFQALGVGAKVAVKGSFDGDTLIALKARLKDAGAQDAEARGTVVHVDAENGRLEFALAEWSGFEAFSGKNVNAIALEGTAFKNADGESIGRADFFELVKVGSTIEVKGLYEAALNKLKCARMKLED